In the Bacillus sp. FJAT-42376 genome, CAGCAACGGACTTTACCGGAGGCTGATTTCCAGACAAATCCGGAAGAGCGGAATCTCATCCAGTTTTCCCGCCCGGACAGGCTGCTCATCCTTCTGCGTCCAAAGAATGCAGCCTCTCTCCGGCTGGGCTCTTTTGCTTTTATTAGTTATCATCCATTTTAAGAACGGCCATAAACGCTTCTTGGGGAACCTCAACGGAACCAACCATCTTCATGCGTTTTTTTCCTTCTTTTTGCTTTTCCAGAAGCTTTCTCTTACGGGAAATATCTCCACCGTAACATTTAGCGAGCACGTTCTTCCTCATCGCCTTAATCGTAGAACGGGCTACAATTTTCTGTCCGATGGCCGCCTGAATCGGCACCTCGAATTGCTGGCGCGGAATCAGATCTTTCAGCTTCTCAACAATCACTTTTCCGCGGTCATATGCGCTGTCGCGGTGAACGATAAAGGATAATGCATCAATCGTTTCATTATTCAGCAGGATATCCATTTTAACAAGCTTGGATTCTTTGTATCCGATTAATTCGTAATCAAAGGAAGCATAGCCCTTTGTGCTGGACTTGAGCTGGTCGAAAAAGTCGTAGACAATTTCAGAAAGAGGGATTTCGTATACAATGCTCACCCGAATTTCATCCAGGTACTGCATGTCAATAAAAATGCCCCGTTTGCCCTGGCAAAGTTCCATAACAGCCCCTACATACTCATTCGGGACCATAACCGTTGCTTTAACGTAAGGCTCTTCCACTCTGGCAATTTTCTGCGGATCAGGCATGTTGGACGGATTATCAATGCGCAGTTCTTCTCCATCCGTCAAAAATACGCTGTAGATAACACTTGGTGCAGTCGTAATCAAATCGATGTTAAATTCCCGTTCAATCCGCTCCTGAATAATTTCCATATGCAGCAGTCCGAGGAAGCCGCAGCGGAATCCGAAGCCAAGGGCCTGTGAAGTTTCCGGCTCGTATTGAAGGGCAGAGTCATTCAATTCCAGTTTTTCAAGCGCTTCACGCAAATCATTGTATTTAGCGGTATCAATTGGATAGAGTCCGCAGTATACCATCGGATTTAATCGTCTATAGCCTGGAAGCGGCTCAGTAGCCCCATTCTTGGCACTGGTTATCGTATCACCGACCCGTGTATCGCCAACGTTTTTAATGGCTGCCGTAAGGAATCCTACATCTCCTACTGTCAGCTCGTCTTTCATAACGGCTTTTGGTGTGAAAACTCCGAGTTCAAGCACCTCAAACTCTTTCCCTGTTGCCATCATTTTAATTTTCTGTCCGACTTTAACCGTACCTTCCACAATTCGGATGTACGCTACAACTCCCCTGTACGAATCGTAAAGCGAGTCAAAAATCATGGCTTGAAGAGGGCCCTCAGGATCTCCCGTCGGAGCCGGGACCTTTTCAACAACCTGTTCCAGAATTTCTTCGATTCCTATCCCCGCTTTTGCAGAAGCGAGTACCGCTTCAGAAGCGTCAAGGCCGATAACATCTTCAATTTCTTTCCGGACTCGCTCCGGCTCGGCACTTGGCAAATCAATTTTATTGATAACAGGCAGGATTTCAAGGTTGTTATCCAGTGCCAGGTATACATTCGCAAGGGTTTGCGCTTCGATTCCCTGAGCAGCATCAACAACAAGAACGGCTCCTTCGCAAGCTGCCAGACTCCGTGATACTTCATACGTGAAATCGACGTGTCCGGGAGTGTCAATGAGATGGAAAATGTATTCTTCGCCATCCTTCGCCTTGTATGTAAGCTGAACAGCATTTAGTTTTATGGTAATTCCGCGTTCGCGTTCAAGGTCCATTGAATCCAAAAGCTGGGCCTTCATCTCCCTTTGGGTGATTGCCGAAGTCTTTTCGAGAATCCGGTCCGCCAAAGTGGATTTTCCATGGTCAATGTGAGCAATTATTGAAAAATTACGGATTTTAGACTGTCTTTTAAATTTATCCTGATTATTCATGATCATCCATCACTCCTACAAAACTGCGCAGTGCGCTAGCATTGATTATATCAATTGAATTTTCAACATTCAACAAATGTTTTGAAGAGAACGATGAACCCTATGGGTTTTATCAGCAAAAACAGCTTCCGAAATGGAAGCTGTCCGCTATTTATCCTTTTCACCTTGAGCAGCCTTCATCAGGCTGCTGAAAAGATGTTCAATTCCGGATGATATTCCTTTCGCTGCTTCGGAGAGTGGATTAAAGGCATCCATGCTTTCAATCTGTTTTCTTTTCTCTTCTAAATCATGACTGGAGATCGACTGACCGAGAACCGAAGCCTCCATTTCCTGTTTATCCCCGCCGCTCTTTAAGGTAAAGGCACTTTTCATATCCGGATTGTCATAACCCTGGAGGTTCTTCATCCCGGTCCCTGCCATTTGCATTCCCATAAGGACTCCAAGAAAAAGAAGGGCTGCTATAAAAATGGATGTAAACATGAATTTGATCATTTTAATCCCTCGAGTCCTATTATTTCTTCTCTGTTTTCCCTTTAGTATCACCCTGAACCTTCTCCGCCTGCCAATAGTATTCACTAAACACATCTGCAACAGCTTTTGTAGAATTCCTTAATTCTTCGATATTGTTGTCTACTCCTCCGACTTCCAGCAAGATCGAATTTCCGGAGAGATCCTGGTTGAACAGCCCGTTCGAATTTTTAATTTTCAACGTGACCCCTTTACTCAGGCCAGGATATTTTTTTGCCAGCTGGGTATGGAGTTTTTTAGCAAGTTCAATATTTTTCTCCCGATTTGCATTCTTTCCGCCAACTACAAAAACGAGCTGGGCATAAGCCTTTCCTTTGATTGTCACCGTGGTTTGTGCATGGCGGCGGGAATCCCTGTGAATATCAATCAGATAAGCCAGATCTTTTCCGGAGGCCATTGCTTCTTGTACAACCGGTCTGGCAGCGGTGTAGGACTGGCTGTATTTCATGTTCTTTTCTTTTAACAGGCTCTGAATATCTTTTTGCTCAACACGTGTCCCTACTCCCTGTGCTTTCAGCTCATCTGCCAGCATTTTGCCGACGAGCGTCACATTTGCACTTTTATGAAAGGCATCATCAGAATTTTTGGATGGATTTTTAAACAGCGGAAGATAGGATTCCGTATTATGGGTGCTGTAAATGTACACCACTTGTTTATCACCGGTCGTATTGACAGGCGGCTCAGCCGTTCCTTCCGTTTTAGCCGAAGCTTTTCTCAGCTCCTCTATGGATGCTTCCCGTGCCTGAAGCTGAACTTCTTCAGGCGGAGCTGATTCAAAGGGGATAATCGTGCTGTAATTGCCACCTTCACCGGCAACAATAATTTCACTGTCATATAATGAAAAACCGGGGAGCTCTCTTCCAAGCAAGCTTCGCGGGTCATTTAAATTAATGCTTGCGGCCAATCTTAAAAACATCGATGACCAGTCAGCCGGCTTGCTTTCTTCAGGAAGTACCTGAGTAAAGTAATGGTTTTCAGAACCCATCAGATAAACAAATGCCTCCCCTGCAATTCCATCGGCAAGGCTGTGCAGAGATTCGGAAGCCGGCCTGTACTGAGGTTTTAAAGAGGTAAGGACACCAGAGAGCACAAAAATAAAGACAAGGCCCAAAAAGGCTGAAAATAAGAGTTTTTTTATGCTTGTCCCGCTAATGGCAAGGATAGGGGCTGAATTTATCCGTTTCATGTATATCCGTCCTCCCGGAGATTGTCTTATAAAGTCTATGAGCAATCTGCGAGAGTTAGAACGAAAATGCTAGTGTGTATAGGTTCCTCTATTATCATGGCCTATTTGACCATGAAGAGCTGAATTAAGACCGTTCGCTATAACATTGGCCATATCACTGATAAAAACATCCACTTCTTTAGGGGTCACCATGAGATTATGGCCAAGCGGATTGAGCACCTCATGGATCAGCGCTCTCTTTTCTTCTTCCGGCAGGGTTCCAATAATTCCTAAGTATGTTTTTCGCTGCTCTTCTTCCGGGAGATCGTCTTCAGTCAGCTTCTTTTTCTCCCCAAAAGTCATGCCAGCTGGAACAAGGGAACGTGAAGGACGGTCTCCCTGTGCCATCTCGCGTCCAAAATGCTTTAATATATAATCAATCGTATCACTGGCGATTGTAACTGCATCCACTACTGTTGGAATGCCTATGGCAATAACGGGAATTCCGAGTGTTTCCAGGCTCAATTCCTTTCTTTTGTTGCCAACCCCCGACCCGGGATGAATGCCCGTATCGGATATTTGGATGGTTGCATTAACCCGTTCAACAGATCTTGCAGCCAGCGCATCAATTGCGATGATAAAGTCCGGTTTGATACGGTTTACAACCCCCAGGATAATATCACTTGTTTCAATACCCGTCAGTCCCATAACCCCTGGTGAAATGACGCTTACAGGACGATATCCTTCCTGCACATTTTCCGGCTGAAGTTCAAATAAATGACGCGTCACCAATAAATTTTCTGCAGCGATTGGCCCGAGTGCATCAGGGGTAACATTCCAGTTTCCGAGTCCCGCAATTAAACAGGAAGCTTCTTTCTTTATCCCCAGGCTGTCTAAAAAAAGACTGAATTCGCGTGCAAACACCTCAATTACCTTCTGCTGCAATTCCGTATCTTTTTGCCGGATTCCGTCCGCCTGTATGGTCAGATAATTTCCCGCCTTTTTTCCGGTCGCTCTTTCGCCATCTTTATTGATTTCCACCGAAGTCAGCCTGATATCGCCTTCGGTGCGTTCCTTTACCACGATTCCTTTTACTTCCCCGCTCCCTTCCTGCTTCGTCTGTTCTTTTTCCTGCTGCTCCAAGGCGAGATCTCTCGCTTCAATTGCAAGGTCGGTTCGGATTTTATAGTTCGTCAGATCCAGTGAATCACTCATTTTTCTTTCCCTCCTGTAATTCGTCCTGCATTTATTTTTTCCAATAAGGCACGGTGCCATTCGGGAAGTGAGCTATCAACGAAAATTCCTTGTCAGAGGTATTGCATAACGGTGCGGGGTCTGATAAAATATCTCTTGTTCTCTATGTTGGAAATATATCGAGTTAAATAGATCTCGATTGCTTTTTTTTAGGAGGTGAATCGGATGCCAAATATTAAATCTGCGATTAAACGCGTAAAAACAAATGACGCGCGCCGCGCTCATAATGCAACAATCAAATCTTCTATGCGTACTGCAATCAAAAGAGTTGAAGCACTTATTGTGAACAACGATGCTGACAATGCAAAAACTGCTCTTCAAGAAGCTGCTAAAAGAATTGATAAAGCTGCTCAAAGCGGAATCATCCAAAAAAACACTGCTGCCCGCTACAAATCACGTTTGACTAAACAAGTTAACGGTTTGTCTGCATAAGCAATGCTGAAAGAGGACCGGCTCAATGCCGGTCCTCTTTTTATGTTCTTGTTTTTTGGGGTCTTGCAAGCTGCATTAAGAAAATCTCCAAAATCAGCACTTTATCCATCCGGCCTGTTTTCATTCCATAATCCGCTTCAGCAAGCTTCTTTATTAGCGATTTCAGTTCCTCTTCACTAAAGGAAGCCGCCTGCTGTGCAGCAAGCTTCACCCGGAATGGATGGACCTTTAGCGTACTCGCAATCTGCGGCTGTCCATATCCTCCGGCGGCAAGCTGTTTAACCTGGAGAATGAGGCGGATTTGGGCGGATATCAGCGACAATATTTTAATTGGCTCCTCATTTGCCTTTAAAAGATCGTGCAGCACGTGAAGGGCCTGATCTGCTTTTCTTGCTGTGACGTGGTTTATTAATTCAAAAATATTTTGCTCAAGGGTCCTTGCTGTCAGCTGGTCAACCAAAGATCTGCTTATCCTTCCTCCAGGTCCGATGTAAGCTGACAGCTTTAGTATTTCCTGGTCCATTAACATCAGGCTTCCATTTGTCAAAGCAACCAAATGCTCAGAAGCATCCTGTTCCATCTCCGTATCCTCAAGCTTAGCCAATGTATGAGTCCATTGAATTAATTCCTGCTCACTCAGCGGCCTGGCTTCGCCGACTACTGCCGTTTTTTTCAGCAGCTTTGAAATTTTCTTCCGCTCATCCAGTTTTTCGTATGGTGCCTGTACAATTAACACTGTATAAGGAGCAGGTTCTTTAATATATTGTTCGAATCGTTCTATGTTATGGTCTATTTTTTCTTTTTTCTTTTCACCTGTTAAAAATATCGGATTTTTAAGGAGAACCACTCTCTTCTCTCCCATAAACGGCAAGGTTTCCGCATCTTCCATAGCTGTTTCAACAGGAATTTCCTCCATATCATACACAGAAAAATTAAAGTCCTTCTCATCTTCCTGCAAAGCGGCTTCCACCAGCTTTTTAACCGTTTGTTCCATCAGATATGCTTCTGTCCCGATTAAAAGATAAACAGAAGCCATCTTTTTATTATTTATCTGCTTCCAAAACTGCAGCACGTCCATCCAGCTCCTATGTAAAAAAACTCTACACCCATCGTATAGAGTTTCATGCTTTTTGGCAAGGCTCGGAATCGATGAAACGGAGGAAGGAGGGAATCCCCCCATCCTCCATATATGATAAACGTCCTTTTGCAGGGCCCGGGTTCATTCTGCAAAAAAACGATGCCGCATCCTTTACTATTTTGCTCTTGAAATAAAAGAGTATAGCTGTAAAGATCTTCTATACCGGAAGAATCTTTACTTGTACAGGATGGATTTTTTTTCTAGTTTCCCTTATACTAATGGGGAAACAGGAGGGGTAAATGTGAATGAATTTGAAAAGAATGTGCAGAGTAAACGAAATGACGCTGTGGATTCGGGAGTTGGTTTTGCTGTTTCCTTCGGATTTTTTGCAGCCCTTTTCATTATCGCAACGGTCATCAAGCTGGTTGCGGCCTGATTGCTGAATAAGGAAAGAATCTGTTGGAAGAGACTGGATTGCAGTCTCTATTTTTTTGTTTCCCGGCCGCTTTGGGTTACTCCATCGTATGGAGGATAGCTGATAAAGGTTCCTTTTTCTCCAATAAAAAAGTATTGGATCGTCCCGCTCTGATCCGTCCGCAAAGGAAGAATCCCATGGTCATTCAGCCGTTTTATGACCTCGTAATGGGGGTGGCCGTACCTGTTTTTTCTCCCGGCGGAAAGCACAGCAGCGGACGGAGCCATTTTAGAAAGAAGCTCATCCGATGTAGAATTTTTGCTTCCGTGGTGACCAGCTTTTAATACATCGGTTTCCAATCGTTCTCCAATTGTTTTAAGCATTGCTGCTTCTCCCTCTTTTTCAAGATCCCCTGTAAGAACCCACCATTTGCCTCCCAGGTGAAAACGAAGGACGAGCGAGTC is a window encoding:
- the lepA gene encoding translation elongation factor 4 — translated: MMNNQDKFKRQSKIRNFSIIAHIDHGKSTLADRILEKTSAITQREMKAQLLDSMDLERERGITIKLNAVQLTYKAKDGEEYIFHLIDTPGHVDFTYEVSRSLAACEGAVLVVDAAQGIEAQTLANVYLALDNNLEILPVINKIDLPSAEPERVRKEIEDVIGLDASEAVLASAKAGIGIEEILEQVVEKVPAPTGDPEGPLQAMIFDSLYDSYRGVVAYIRIVEGTVKVGQKIKMMATGKEFEVLELGVFTPKAVMKDELTVGDVGFLTAAIKNVGDTRVGDTITSAKNGATEPLPGYRRLNPMVYCGLYPIDTAKYNDLREALEKLELNDSALQYEPETSQALGFGFRCGFLGLLHMEIIQERIEREFNIDLITTAPSVIYSVFLTDGEELRIDNPSNMPDPQKIARVEEPYVKATVMVPNEYVGAVMELCQGKRGIFIDMQYLDEIRVSIVYEIPLSEIVYDFFDQLKSSTKGYASFDYELIGYKESKLVKMDILLNNETIDALSFIVHRDSAYDRGKVIVEKLKDLIPRQQFEVPIQAAIGQKIVARSTIKAMRKNVLAKCYGGDISRKRKLLEKQKEGKKRMKMVGSVEVPQEAFMAVLKMDDN
- a CDS encoding DUF3679 domain-containing protein, which encodes MIKFMFTSIFIAALLFLGVLMGMQMAGTGMKNLQGYDNPDMKSAFTLKSGGDKQEMEASVLGQSISSHDLEEKRKQIESMDAFNPLSEAAKGISSGIEHLFSSLMKAAQGEKDK
- a CDS encoding stage II sporulation protein P, producing MKRINSAPILAISGTSIKKLLFSAFLGLVFIFVLSGVLTSLKPQYRPASESLHSLADGIAGEAFVYLMGSENHYFTQVLPEESKPADWSSMFLRLAASINLNDPRSLLGRELPGFSLYDSEIIVAGEGGNYSTIIPFESAPPEEVQLQAREASIEELRKASAKTEGTAEPPVNTTGDKQVVYIYSTHNTESYLPLFKNPSKNSDDAFHKSANVTLVGKMLADELKAQGVGTRVEQKDIQSLLKEKNMKYSQSYTAARPVVQEAMASGKDLAYLIDIHRDSRRHAQTTVTIKGKAYAQLVFVVGGKNANREKNIELAKKLHTQLAKKYPGLSKGVTLKIKNSNGLFNQDLSGNSILLEVGGVDNNIEELRNSTKAVADVFSEYYWQAEKVQGDTKGKTEKK
- the gpr gene encoding GPR endopeptidase; the protein is MSDSLDLTNYKIRTDLAIEARDLALEQQEKEQTKQEGSGEVKGIVVKERTEGDIRLTSVEINKDGERATGKKAGNYLTIQADGIRQKDTELQQKVIEVFAREFSLFLDSLGIKKEASCLIAGLGNWNVTPDALGPIAAENLLVTRHLFELQPENVQEGYRPVSVISPGVMGLTGIETSDIILGVVNRIKPDFIIAIDALAARSVERVNATIQISDTGIHPGSGVGNKRKELSLETLGIPVIAIGIPTVVDAVTIASDTIDYILKHFGREMAQGDRPSRSLVPAGMTFGEKKKLTEDDLPEEEQRKTYLGIIGTLPEEEKRALIHEVLNPLGHNLMVTPKEVDVFISDMANVIANGLNSALHGQIGHDNRGTYTH
- the rpsT gene encoding 30S ribosomal protein S20, whose amino-acid sequence is MPNIKSAIKRVKTNDARRAHNATIKSSMRTAIKRVEALIVNNDADNAKTALQEAAKRIDKAAQSGIIQKNTAARYKSRLTKQVNGLSA
- the holA gene encoding DNA polymerase III subunit delta; protein product: MDVLQFWKQINNKKMASVYLLIGTEAYLMEQTVKKLVEAALQEDEKDFNFSVYDMEEIPVETAMEDAETLPFMGEKRVVLLKNPIFLTGEKKKEKIDHNIERFEQYIKEPAPYTVLIVQAPYEKLDERKKISKLLKKTAVVGEARPLSEQELIQWTHTLAKLEDTEMEQDASEHLVALTNGSLMLMDQEILKLSAYIGPGGRISRSLVDQLTARTLEQNIFELINHVTARKADQALHVLHDLLKANEEPIKILSLISAQIRLILQVKQLAAGGYGQPQIASTLKVHPFRVKLAAQQAASFSEEELKSLIKKLAEADYGMKTGRMDKVLILEIFLMQLARPQKTRT
- a CDS encoding YqzM family protein encodes the protein MNEFEKNVQSKRNDAVDSGVGFAVSFGFFAALFIIATVIKLVAA